GCACATGGCGCCCGGGCCGACGCCCACCTTCAGGATCGTCGCGCCCGCGGACACGAGGTCGGTGACCCCGTCGGCGGTCACGATGTTGCCGGCGACGATCGGCAGGCCGAGTGACAGGTCGGATACGGTGCGCAGGGCGCGGAGCATGCCCTCCTGGTGGCCGTGCGCCGTGTCGACGACGAGCACGTCGGCGCCCGCGGCGGCGAGGGCCCGGACCTTGGCCGCGACGTCGCCGTTGATGCCGACCGCCGCTGCGACCACCAAGCGCCCATCGGCGTCGAGCGCGGGGGCGTAGATCGAGCGTCGCAGGGCGGAGCGGCGGGAGAGGGTGCCGACCAGGATCCCGCCTTCAACGACGCACACCGCCTCGGCGTCCTGCCCGTCGAGTGCGGCCGCCACGAGGTCGAAGGCCGCGCGCGGGTCGCCGAGCTCCGACGCGTCGACGACCGGAGCGCTTCCGCGGACCAGGTCGCCGAGGCGGGCGTCCGCCGGCACTGCGGCGAGCCGGGTCGCCGAGAGCACGCCGCGGACGTCACGCGCGGCGATGCCGGACGCGGCCGCGTCGGCGACCACGACGCTCTGCCCCTCGGCACGCGGAATCAACCGGAGCGCCTCCGCGGCGGTGGCGGACGGTGCGAGCACGAGCGGAGCGTCGAAGGCGACGGGTTGCGCCTTCACCCAGCGCACCGCGCGTTCCATGTCGGCCATCGCCAGATCCTGCGGCAGCACGGCGAGACCGCCGCGACGCGCGAGCACCGCGGCGAGCCGCGGTCCGGTGACCGAGTTCATATTCGAGGCGACGAGCGGCAGCGTCGCGGCGGTGCCGTCCCCTGGCGCGAGCGCGACGTCGAGGCGGCTCCGGATCGCGGAGTGCCGCGGCACCAGGAAGACGTCGGAATAGGTCAGATCGACGGTGGGCATCGCCCCGATAAACTCCATGCCCCCACGCTACCGCGACGGGATCGGCGGCACATGGGTGCGCGGGAA
Above is a genomic segment from Leucobacter rhizosphaerae containing:
- a CDS encoding GuaB1 family IMP dehydrogenase-related protein, translating into MEFIGAMPTVDLTYSDVFLVPRHSAIRSRLDVALAPGDGTAATLPLVASNMNSVTGPRLAAVLARRGGLAVLPQDLAMADMERAVRWVKAQPVAFDAPLVLAPSATAAEALRLIPRAEGQSVVVADAAASGIAARDVRGVLSATRLAAVPADARLGDLVRGSAPVVDASELGDPRAAFDLVAAALDGQDAEAVCVVEGGILVGTLSRRSALRRSIYAPALDADGRLVVAAAVGINGDVAAKVRALAAAGADVLVVDTAHGHQEGMLRALRTVSDLSLGLPIVAGNIVTADGVTDLVSAGATILKVGVGPGAMCTTRMMTAVGRPQFSAVLETAQAARELGAHVWADGGVRYPRDVALALAAGASSVMIGSWFAGTAESPGELRADADGRQYKESWGMASTKAVQGRFGALDAFERARKELFAEGISSSKIYLDPQRPSVEDLIDMITSGLRSSFTYAGAGTLQEFHIRAHVGLQSAAGYEEGKALPVSW